In Exiguobacterium sibiricum 7-3, a genomic segment contains:
- a CDS encoding cysteine hydrolase family protein, producing the protein MRALIVIDYTVDFVADEGKLTCGKPGQAIEGRIASLMDEFSAEDYVVIANDIHEEGDTFHPETVLFPPHNIRGTHGRDLFGQVAEMARVADHVIDKTRYSAFAGTDLDLRLRERSIHEVHLVGVCTDICVLHTAVDAYNLGYKIVVHADAVASFNAAGHDWALTHFKQSIGADVVGE; encoded by the coding sequence ATGCGTGCACTTATCGTGATTGATTATACGGTTGATTTTGTAGCCGATGAAGGAAAGTTGACGTGCGGAAAACCAGGACAGGCGATTGAAGGACGCATCGCTTCGCTGATGGATGAGTTTTCAGCTGAGGATTACGTCGTCATCGCAAACGATATCCATGAAGAAGGAGACACGTTCCATCCGGAAACCGTCCTCTTCCCACCACACAACATCCGTGGCACTCACGGCAGAGATCTCTTCGGACAAGTAGCTGAGATGGCACGTGTCGCAGATCATGTCATCGATAAAACACGGTATAGTGCTTTTGCCGGAACGGATCTTGATTTGCGGTTACGCGAACGTTCGATTCACGAAGTTCACCTCGTCGGTGTCTGTACGGACATTTGTGTCCTGCATACAGCGGTCGATGCCTACAATCTGGGATACAAAATCGTCGTCCATGCCGACGCTGTCGCAAGCTTTAACGCGGCCGGCCACGACTGGGCGCTTACACATTTTAAACAATCGATCGGCGCAGATGTCGTCGGCGAATAA
- a CDS encoding aldo/keto reductase — translation MQYAKLSNGVTIPQIGFGVWQVDEETEAPAAVAEAIRVGYRHIDTAAVYKNERGVAKGIKESGVNREDLFLTSKVWNDDIRAGRTKEAFAESLERLETDYLDLYLIHWPVEGYIEAWKAMVELYEAGKIKAIGVSNFKEHHLDTLAEEGLMTPMINQVELHPQLPQHELHEYLQDNGIQVEAWSPLMQGKFLEINDFKEIAEKHGKSPSQVVLRWHLDNGIVALPKSVTPERIAENFDVFDFQLDADDLEKIDRLATEVRLGPDPDEIDF, via the coding sequence ATGCAATACGCAAAACTTTCAAATGGTGTCACAATTCCACAAATCGGATTCGGTGTCTGGCAAGTCGATGAAGAGACGGAAGCACCGGCTGCCGTCGCAGAAGCCATTCGTGTCGGTTACCGTCATATTGATACGGCTGCCGTTTACAAAAACGAACGTGGTGTTGCTAAAGGAATTAAAGAAAGCGGCGTGAACCGTGAAGATCTCTTCTTAACGTCTAAAGTATGGAACGATGATATTCGTGCCGGACGAACTAAAGAAGCTTTCGCAGAGTCACTGGAACGTCTTGAGACCGACTACCTTGATCTTTATCTGATCCACTGGCCGGTTGAAGGATATATCGAAGCCTGGAAAGCCATGGTTGAGCTTTACGAAGCCGGAAAGATTAAAGCAATCGGTGTATCGAACTTTAAAGAACATCACCTTGATACACTTGCTGAAGAAGGATTAATGACACCTATGATCAATCAGGTCGAACTTCATCCGCAACTTCCGCAACATGAACTGCATGAATACTTGCAGGACAACGGTATTCAAGTTGAAGCGTGGAGCCCACTCATGCAAGGAAAATTCCTCGAAATCAACGACTTCAAGGAAATTGCCGAAAAACACGGTAAGTCCCCTTCACAAGTCGTCTTACGCTGGCACCTGGATAACGGCATCGTTGCCCTTCCGAAATCGGTCACACCTGAACGGATTGCGGAAAACTTTGACGTCTTTGATTTCCAACTCGATGCCGATGATCTCGAAAAGATTGATCGTTTGGCAACGGAAGTTCGTCTTGGACCAGATCCAGACGAAATCGACTTTTAA
- a CDS encoding type II toxin-antitoxin system PemK/MazF family toxin has product MIVKRGDVFYANLSPVVGSEQGGVRPVLVLQNDIGNRFSPTVIVAAITAQIDKAKLPTHVEVYRERHGLERDSVILLEQVRTIDKRRLTDKVTHLDPDTMMKVNSAVAISLGLIDF; this is encoded by the coding sequence TTGATAGTCAAACGTGGCGACGTGTTTTATGCAAATTTGTCACCTGTGGTCGGATCGGAACAAGGAGGCGTTCGTCCTGTCCTTGTCCTACAAAATGATATTGGTAACCGATTCAGCCCAACTGTAATCGTGGCTGCGATCACGGCACAGATCGACAAAGCCAAACTACCGACCCATGTGGAAGTATATCGAGAGCGACACGGATTAGAACGTGATTCGGTCATCCTACTTGAGCAGGTCCGTACAATCGACAAACGCCGTCTAACGGATAAAGTCACGCACCTAGATCCTGACACGATGATGAAAGTAAATAGTGCCGTCGCGATCAGCCTAGGCTTGATTGATTTTTAG
- a CDS encoding 4a-hydroxytetrahydrobiopterin dehydratase → MKRLNEYEVEERLEGLAEWRVVDDEIVRVYTLDSFPAALDFVQEVGSIAEHLNHHPRIIIDYKNVTLAATTHDSGGLTSKDFELAEACDAI, encoded by the coding sequence ATGAAGAGGTTGAATGAGTATGAAGTGGAAGAACGTCTAGAAGGACTGGCGGAATGGCGTGTCGTCGATGACGAAATCGTCCGTGTCTATACATTGGATTCATTCCCGGCAGCACTTGATTTTGTACAGGAGGTTGGTTCGATAGCGGAACATCTCAACCATCATCCGAGAATCATCATCGATTATAAGAACGTTACGCTTGCTGCGACGACCCACGATTCAGGTGGTCTGACTAGCAAAGACTTCGAACTCGCGGAGGCCTGTGATGCCATCTAA
- the acpS gene encoding holo-ACP synthase, whose translation MIFGIGLDLVELEQIRQTLERQPRIVKRILTAEEQERFHTLSDGRKLEYLAGRFAAKEAFVKAFGTGIGAEVSWLDLEVLNEASGRPVMTGPFEGIIHLSITHSDHYAAAQVLLEKRSSDVSTNLDRN comes from the coding sequence ATGATTTTCGGAATAGGACTCGATCTCGTAGAACTGGAACAAATTCGACAAACGCTGGAGCGTCAACCGCGAATCGTCAAACGGATCTTGACGGCAGAAGAACAAGAACGGTTTCATACGTTGTCCGACGGGCGAAAGCTTGAATATCTCGCAGGGCGGTTCGCGGCCAAAGAAGCGTTTGTCAAAGCATTTGGAACCGGCATCGGTGCCGAAGTATCGTGGCTCGATCTCGAAGTGTTAAATGAAGCCTCGGGACGCCCGGTCATGACAGGACCGTTTGAAGGAATCATCCATCTCTCGATTACCCATTCCGACCATTATGCGGCTGCACAAGTCTTATTAGAAAAGAGGAGTTCAGATGTATCGACCAACTTGGATAGAAATTGA
- a CDS encoding Na+/H+ antiporter NhaC family protein encodes MNETITPNKWALLPLLVFLVLFIGAGIFYNDFYKFPILIAALIALIFAAVTTKGSINQTVERIATGAGNPDIMIMVFIFLLAGAFSGTADAIGAIEATVNASLTFLPPSLLMSGLFIIAAFISMAMGTSTGTIAALAPIALGIHEATGVNVAIAAAAVVGGAMFGDNLSFISDTTIAAVRTQKTNMRDKFRTNFMIVLPAAILTVIILAFVSGTGDVVEAKAFEFYKLIPYLSVIVLALFGVNVILVLVGGTVLTGIIGMIDGSFGLSGFVLSMSEGLMGMAEISILTLLMGGLVSLITFNGGIAYLKETLTRKISQRRGAEFSMAALVSATNLATANNTISILVAGPLAAEIADTYDIDRKKSASILDIFSCGIQGIIPYGAQLLIAAELTKTASPELIPYLFYPFLLFVCGSLAIVFGFPRRKTADVRKKNVS; translated from the coding sequence ATGAACGAGACGATTACACCGAACAAATGGGCACTTCTACCGTTGCTTGTCTTTTTAGTTCTTTTTATCGGTGCCGGAATTTTTTACAATGATTTTTACAAATTCCCGATTCTGATTGCTGCTTTGATTGCCTTGATTTTTGCGGCGGTCACAACAAAGGGCAGCATCAATCAAACCGTGGAACGGATTGCGACGGGGGCCGGAAATCCGGACATCATGATTATGGTCTTTATCTTCCTACTCGCCGGTGCCTTTTCTGGAACGGCAGATGCAATCGGCGCAATTGAAGCGACCGTCAATGCATCATTAACATTTTTACCCCCGTCCCTCTTGATGAGCGGGCTGTTCATCATCGCCGCCTTCATCTCGATGGCGATGGGTACTTCCACCGGTACGATCGCAGCACTTGCACCGATTGCTCTCGGAATCCATGAAGCAACCGGTGTCAATGTCGCAATTGCCGCAGCAGCTGTCGTCGGTGGTGCAATGTTCGGCGATAACTTGTCGTTCATTTCCGATACAACGATTGCAGCGGTACGGACGCAAAAAACCAACATGCGCGATAAATTCCGAACCAACTTCATGATCGTCTTGCCGGCAGCAATCCTGACGGTCATCATCTTGGCTTTCGTCTCAGGTACAGGAGACGTCGTCGAAGCAAAAGCGTTTGAGTTTTATAAATTGATTCCGTATCTGTCTGTCATCGTCCTCGCCTTGTTTGGTGTCAACGTCATCCTCGTCTTAGTCGGCGGAACCGTTTTGACGGGAATCATCGGTATGATTGACGGAAGCTTCGGCTTAAGCGGCTTCGTCCTGTCGATGTCTGAAGGATTGATGGGGATGGCAGAAATTTCGATTTTGACGTTATTAATGGGCGGACTCGTCAGCCTAATCACCTTTAACGGCGGGATTGCTTACCTGAAAGAAACGCTGACGCGGAAAATCTCACAACGCCGCGGTGCGGAATTCAGTATGGCGGCACTCGTCAGTGCAACGAATCTCGCGACAGCGAACAATACGATTTCGATTCTTGTCGCCGGACCACTCGCTGCGGAAATCGCCGATACGTATGATATTGATCGGAAGAAATCCGCCAGTATTCTCGACATCTTCTCGTGCGGTATCCAAGGAATTATCCCTTACGGAGCCCAGTTGCTGATTGCAGCGGAATTAACGAAAACGGCTTCCCCGGAACTGATTCCCTATCTGTTTTATCCGTTCCTGCTTTTCGTTTGCGGATCTCTTGCCATCGTCTTCGGCTTCCCGCGTCGAAAAACAGCTGATGTGCGTAAAAAAAATGTTTCGTAA
- a CDS encoding YwpF family protein, translated as MKTFKLCTLRILMDESGRDTTIPVAIKDGLTVSTDQTAQWVAEIVVLENDQPIIDELFAKNLRALIEITISRPDNDPAAMIVTPLESTPLSEGVSYLFKGKMVMMKNDLSESILREVVEDHFTGEALIQEYKDRRSKRGAHITSIAKETFKQYLHENPTLS; from the coding sequence TTGAAAACCTTTAAATTGTGCACCTTACGTATTCTAATGGATGAATCCGGTCGGGATACAACGATTCCCGTTGCGATCAAAGATGGACTGACTGTCAGCACGGATCAGACGGCACAGTGGGTCGCTGAAATTGTCGTCCTCGAAAATGATCAACCGATCATCGACGAGTTGTTCGCTAAAAATTTACGTGCCTTGATTGAAATTACGATTTCCCGACCTGATAATGATCCGGCTGCCATGATTGTGACACCACTTGAATCGACTCCCTTAAGTGAAGGGGTATCGTATCTGTTCAAAGGAAAGATGGTCATGATGAAAAATGACTTGTCGGAATCCATCTTACGTGAAGTCGTCGAAGACCATTTCACCGGTGAAGCCTTGATTCAAGAATACAAAGACCGCCGCTCCAAACGCGGTGCCCACATTACGAGTATCGCGAAAGAAACATTTAAACAGTACCTGCACGAAAATCCGACTCTTTCTTAA
- the alr gene encoding alanine racemase: MYRPTWIEIDREAIAHNVREIKARIGHQTMMAVVKADGYGHGAVTVAEIALANGADLLAVALLEEAIELREAGIQAPILMLETLLPEHAPIASNYDVAVPVFSADWLREAKQHLTDVDHLRLHIKVDSGMGRLGLQTLEELDAVLKELDSDVMELEGIYTHFATADELTSRLFDEQQTVFLRFVERVPGIRYIHAANSAGAIRLIGQDPFNVVRIGIALYGAMPSDEMIPFYDFLKPAFSLKSRLMQIKCVEPGQTISYGATYTAPTDEWIGTVPIGYADGWSRKFQGYSLLVDGYPCEIVGRVCMDRLMIRLPRNYPIGTEVTLIGQGVPIDEAAHWLGTINYEVLCQFSKRVPRV, from the coding sequence ATGTATCGACCAACTTGGATAGAAATTGACCGCGAAGCAATCGCACATAACGTACGGGAAATCAAGGCACGGATCGGTCATCAAACGATGATGGCGGTCGTGAAGGCGGATGGATACGGACACGGTGCCGTGACGGTCGCGGAAATCGCTTTAGCAAACGGAGCGGATTTGCTGGCCGTCGCACTCCTTGAAGAAGCGATCGAGTTACGGGAAGCGGGAATTCAGGCACCGATTTTAATGCTTGAAACGCTTTTACCGGAACACGCACCGATTGCCTCGAACTATGATGTCGCCGTGCCTGTTTTTTCAGCAGACTGGTTGCGGGAAGCGAAACAGCATTTAACGGACGTCGATCATTTACGACTCCATATCAAAGTCGACAGCGGAATGGGGCGTCTTGGACTACAGACACTTGAAGAGTTGGATGCCGTTTTAAAAGAGTTGGACTCGGACGTGATGGAGCTCGAAGGCATCTATACACATTTCGCGACAGCCGATGAGCTGACAAGCCGGTTGTTTGACGAACAACAGACCGTTTTTCTGCGCTTCGTCGAACGTGTGCCGGGCATTCGGTATATCCATGCTGCCAACTCAGCGGGTGCCATCCGTTTAATCGGACAGGATCCGTTTAATGTCGTCCGGATCGGGATTGCGTTGTATGGGGCGATGCCGTCGGATGAAATGATTCCCTTCTACGATTTTTTAAAGCCGGCTTTCTCATTAAAAAGTCGTCTGATGCAAATCAAGTGTGTCGAACCTGGTCAGACGATCAGTTACGGCGCAACGTATACGGCTCCTACGGATGAATGGATCGGAACGGTGCCAATCGGATACGCCGATGGCTGGTCCCGTAAATTCCAGGGATACTCGTTGCTTGTCGACGGCTACCCGTGTGAAATCGTCGGACGCGTCTGTATGGACCGGTTGATGATCCGCTTACCGCGCAATTATCCAATCGGAACAGAGGTCACGTTGATCGGGCAAGGTGTACCGATTGATGAAGCGGCTCACTGGTTAGGTACCATCAACTACGAAGTGCTCTGCCAGTTTTCGAAGCGAGTCCCGCGCGTCTGA
- a CDS encoding alpha/beta hydrolase: MKRETAWLMGGAAILTTAAAGASIWNNYGALLRWTEPALPLSEVQLAPRTTLYKTVNEQELKLDLYYPPGDGPFPVAIYAHGGAFVRGNRDDIFCFTPIVERFLELGIAVCSIDYRLFEDGSYFPDNLEDVRDALCFLNQEADDLRIMRGRMVLWGDSAGAALMLTTALAPMEFIGEQTAERLPLISGVIALYPPTNFLLFKFIQTWIAHIKFYGGGREEWRELMTRVSPVTHLTADSPPIMLLHGKKDPIVPFTQALHFVEKGADVGADVRLFSFPNGTHSLASFAQTENPLKIERLLERIEAFSCQVLALPPRETLH; this comes from the coding sequence GTGAAACGGGAAACTGCTTGGCTGATGGGAGGAGCGGCGATCTTGACGACGGCTGCTGCCGGGGCGAGTATCTGGAACAACTACGGTGCTTTATTGCGCTGGACGGAACCGGCCCTTCCGCTGTCGGAAGTCCAACTCGCGCCCCGGACGACTTTGTATAAAACCGTCAATGAACAAGAACTGAAGTTGGATTTATATTATCCGCCGGGTGATGGTCCCTTCCCGGTTGCGATTTATGCGCATGGGGGAGCCTTCGTTAGAGGAAATCGGGATGATATCTTTTGCTTTACACCAATCGTGGAACGTTTCTTGGAACTCGGAATCGCAGTTTGCAGCATCGATTATCGGTTGTTTGAGGACGGTAGCTATTTTCCGGATAATCTGGAAGATGTTCGAGATGCGCTGTGTTTCTTAAATCAGGAAGCGGATGATTTACGGATTATGCGGGGACGAATGGTGTTGTGGGGAGACTCGGCCGGTGCCGCGTTAATGTTGACGACGGCACTTGCCCCGATGGAATTCATCGGCGAACAAACAGCCGAACGCCTCCCCTTGATCAGTGGTGTCATTGCCTTGTATCCTCCGACAAATTTTCTCCTGTTCAAGTTCATTCAAACGTGGATTGCCCACATCAAGTTTTATGGGGGAGGGCGGGAAGAATGGCGGGAACTCATGACACGTGTTTCACCGGTAACGCATCTGACAGCGGACTCACCGCCGATCATGTTATTGCACGGAAAAAAAGACCCGATTGTCCCTTTTACACAAGCGCTACATTTTGTTGAAAAAGGAGCCGATGTCGGAGCCGATGTCCGGCTGTTTTCCTTCCCGAACGGCACGCATTCACTGGCGAGCTTTGCTCAAACCGAAAATCCGTTGAAAATCGAACGGTTGCTGGAACGGATTGAAGCGTTCAGCTGTCAGGTCCTGGCTTTGCCACCCCGGGAGACCCTTCATTAA
- a CDS encoding histidine phosphatase family protein, with the protein MTEICLVRHGQTDWNLNERIQGREDIPLNETGRWQAGMSAAYLAEEKWDVLISSPLSRAVETAEIIGRSIGLDVTETDERLVEREFGVASGQPVAGIYEAVQANDTERVPGLETEQEIQHRVFSAIEELTEKYRGQRLLIVCHSHTIKAALSSIDDSFSYRTPLKNACANYIRFSDRYEIDRINVADHIVDYTKRP; encoded by the coding sequence ATGACAGAAATTTGTTTAGTGCGTCATGGTCAGACGGATTGGAATTTAAACGAGCGGATTCAAGGACGGGAGGACATCCCTCTTAATGAAACTGGGCGGTGGCAGGCTGGAATGAGCGCTGCTTACCTGGCAGAAGAAAAATGGGACGTCTTGATTTCGAGCCCCTTATCGCGGGCAGTCGAGACGGCAGAAATCATCGGACGTTCGATCGGACTGGATGTGACGGAGACGGATGAACGGTTGGTTGAACGGGAATTTGGCGTTGCATCTGGACAGCCTGTCGCCGGAATCTACGAAGCCGTCCAAGCGAATGATACGGAGCGTGTACCGGGACTTGAAACCGAACAGGAAATCCAACATCGCGTGTTTTCGGCAATTGAAGAACTGACAGAAAAATATCGAGGACAACGCCTGTTGATCGTCTGTCATTCGCATACGATCAAAGCTGCATTATCCTCGATTGATGATAGTTTTAGTTACCGGACACCACTTAAGAATGCATGTGCGAACTATATTCGTTTCTCCGATCGGTATGAGATTGACCGGATCAATGTCGCGGATCATATCGTAGATTACACGAAACGTCCTTAA
- a CDS encoding rhomboid family intramembrane serine protease produces MFSRTENLQTFTRSYPVVSLFILIQVVLFVIEQLNVFFNFGFSPLNYGAAINLFIGNGEWWRVVTATFLHYDFWHIAFNTFALIIFAPALERMIGHAKFASFYLLVGTLANVLTYFTKINEPFYGQAGASGAILGLLGFYVYLGRFKRTVISADDARLVYIFSAITAIFTLLGSNVSVFGHLYGFVLGFLAGFLFGKGTVPFTRPFNTGRRPASGGRIIHTSGSGQLGRIIFYVIVAFAVFGLLARFI; encoded by the coding sequence ATGTTTAGTCGAACGGAAAACCTACAAACGTTCACACGTTCTTATCCGGTCGTTTCGTTGTTCATTTTAATCCAAGTTGTGCTGTTTGTCATCGAACAGTTAAATGTCTTTTTCAACTTTGGCTTTTCGCCGCTCAATTACGGGGCAGCCATCAACTTGTTCATCGGGAACGGGGAATGGTGGCGTGTCGTGACTGCGACGTTCCTGCATTATGATTTTTGGCATATCGCCTTCAACACGTTTGCCTTGATCATTTTTGCACCTGCGCTAGAACGGATGATTGGTCATGCGAAGTTTGCTTCCTTCTATCTTTTGGTCGGTACGCTGGCTAACGTCTTGACGTATTTCACGAAAATCAATGAACCGTTTTATGGTCAAGCCGGGGCATCGGGAGCCATTTTAGGATTGCTTGGTTTTTATGTCTACCTCGGTCGTTTCAAACGGACCGTCATCTCAGCCGATGATGCACGTCTCGTTTATATCTTTAGCGCCATTACAGCAATCTTCACACTGCTCGGTTCAAACGTTTCTGTCTTCGGTCATTTATATGGTTTCGTGCTCGGATTCCTTGCCGGCTTCCTCTTCGGAAAAGGCACAGTACCGTTTACACGACCATTCAATACCGGAAGACGTCCTGCATCAGGCGGTCGCATCATTCATACGAGCGGTTCCGGACAACTCGGACGGATCATCTTTTATGTCATCGTCGCCTTCGCCGTGTTTGGACTGCTGGCACGATTCATTTAA
- a CDS encoding nicotinate phosphoribosyltransferase, which yields MLQRNLALHTDLYLPRWMYIYWQEGRHNERAVFDVYYRSNPFEGGYVVFAGLENIIEYVQTLRFTEEDITYLQKMIGFPDEFKDELRNFKFSGSISSVKEGEIVFPNEPLVRIEARIFEAKLLQTAILNIANHESLIATKYARIRQSAPGAKFLEAGARRAQGIDAAYFGTRASYLAGFDVTSLASAGRDFGIPCGGTMEHADIQFHDDELTAFRTFAAYYPDQATLLVDTYDTLKSGLPNAIIVAKELEAKGHKLRGIRIDSGDLSYLSKRARTMLDEAGFPDVDIVLSGDLDEYVIQDLRIQGAQANTFLVGTRGITAYEQPALGMVYKLVAREVDGELVPVIKVSSSKAKTTTPHIKEVYRIVDRVTNKFKGDYVTLLDEDPTDLDSIDLIDVRDPSFRNRIENFNVERLLTPIFVDGELIYSVPTIEESRQFHEQQIGRLWEEYKRLRLPEVYAITFSDRLWKLKLDMIRNTRTASGLK from the coding sequence ATGCTACAACGTAATCTTGCACTTCATACTGATCTTTATCTGCCACGGTGGATGTATATTTATTGGCAAGAAGGACGTCACAATGAACGAGCTGTCTTTGACGTCTACTATCGGTCGAACCCGTTCGAAGGCGGATACGTCGTCTTCGCCGGACTCGAAAACATCATCGAATATGTCCAGACACTTCGTTTTACAGAAGAAGACATTACGTATCTCCAAAAAATGATCGGTTTCCCGGACGAGTTCAAAGATGAGTTGCGAAACTTTAAATTTTCCGGTTCCATCTCGAGCGTCAAAGAGGGCGAAATCGTTTTCCCGAACGAACCACTCGTTCGGATCGAAGCCCGGATTTTCGAAGCGAAATTATTGCAGACTGCAATTTTGAATATCGCAAACCATGAATCCCTGATTGCCACGAAATATGCGCGGATCCGTCAATCGGCACCGGGAGCAAAATTCCTTGAGGCCGGAGCGCGTCGTGCCCAAGGTATCGATGCTGCTTATTTTGGAACCCGTGCTTCGTACTTAGCTGGATTTGATGTTACGAGCCTTGCTTCGGCCGGACGAGACTTCGGTATTCCGTGCGGCGGAACGATGGAACATGCCGATATTCAATTCCATGATGATGAATTGACGGCGTTCCGGACATTCGCTGCCTACTATCCTGATCAGGCGACACTACTCGTCGACACGTATGACACGCTGAAAAGCGGTTTGCCGAATGCCATCATCGTCGCGAAGGAGCTCGAAGCAAAAGGGCATAAATTGCGCGGCATTCGGATTGATTCCGGCGATTTATCTTACTTATCCAAACGGGCGCGGACAATGCTCGACGAAGCCGGATTCCCCGATGTCGACATCGTCTTATCCGGTGATCTCGATGAATACGTCATCCAGGATTTACGGATTCAAGGTGCGCAGGCGAATACGTTCCTCGTCGGGACGCGTGGTATCACGGCATACGAACAACCTGCACTCGGCATGGTCTATAAGCTGGTCGCACGTGAAGTAGACGGTGAGCTCGTTCCCGTCATCAAAGTCTCTTCTTCTAAAGCCAAAACGACGACGCCACACATCAAAGAAGTGTACCGGATTGTCGACCGTGTCACGAATAAGTTCAAAGGCGATTACGTAACGTTGCTCGACGAAGATCCGACTGATCTGGATTCAATCGACTTAATCGACGTCCGTGATCCGTCATTCCGAAACCGGATCGAGAACTTTAACGTCGAACGGTTGTTGACACCGATTTTCGTTGATGGTGAACTCATCTATTCCGTCCCGACCATTGAAGAAAGCCGCCAGTTCCACGAGCAGCAAATCGGCCGCCTGTGGGAAGAATACAAACGTCTCCGCCTGCCGGAAGTCTACGCCATCACCTTCAGCGACCGTCTCTGGAAACTGAAACTGGATATGATTCGCAACACACGGACTGCGAGCGGTCTCAAATAA
- a CDS encoding metal ABC transporter solute-binding protein, Zn/Mn family, with protein sequence MKKLISAFTVAFASAAVLAACGSSESDQGATNQKLRVYTSTFATAAIAKEIGGTDIDVQMIVPPGADPHSYEPTSKQLTEIAQGDLFLLTGTTLEPYSKKIKASLKGNDVRFVETSKGIDLLEANATLHEHEGHTGEHAEEGHDHGKFDPHVWLDPNNAKVMAQSITTALAKEVPDKKAAFEKNLTAFNTQADDLDQNLQQAVNKGSKKELLVTHAAYGYLAERYGFSQLPIAGISPSDEPSQKQLAAIVKEAKLHDLKYIAFEETVSPKVARVIQQEIGAEAITIHNLESVTKEQQKASYFDLMNENVATLKQALQ encoded by the coding sequence ATGAAAAAATTAATTTCTGCTTTCACGGTTGCCTTTGCCAGTGCTGCTGTCCTTGCCGCCTGCGGTTCTTCCGAATCCGATCAAGGTGCGACCAATCAAAAGCTTCGCGTCTATACATCGACGTTCGCTACTGCGGCCATCGCCAAGGAAATTGGCGGAACGGACATCGACGTCCAGATGATCGTACCTCCAGGGGCAGATCCGCATTCATACGAACCGACGTCTAAACAACTGACGGAAATTGCACAAGGTGATCTGTTCCTCTTAACCGGGACGACGCTTGAGCCGTACTCGAAAAAAATCAAAGCCAGTCTTAAAGGCAACGATGTCCGCTTCGTCGAGACCAGCAAAGGAATCGACCTGCTGGAAGCGAATGCCACGCTTCATGAGCATGAAGGACATACCGGCGAACATGCGGAAGAAGGACATGATCACGGCAAATTTGACCCTCATGTCTGGCTCGATCCGAACAATGCCAAAGTGATGGCGCAATCGATTACGACGGCGCTCGCTAAAGAGGTACCTGATAAAAAAGCAGCGTTCGAGAAAAATCTCACCGCCTTCAATACCCAGGCAGATGATCTTGATCAAAACCTGCAACAGGCCGTTAATAAGGGATCGAAAAAAGAATTACTCGTCACACATGCGGCTTACGGATATTTAGCAGAACGCTACGGTTTCTCGCAATTACCGATTGCCGGTATCTCACCGTCGGACGAGCCTTCGCAAAAGCAACTGGCGGCGATCGTCAAGGAAGCCAAGTTACACGACTTGAAGTATATCGCTTTCGAAGAAACGGTTTCTCCGAAAGTCGCCCGTGTCATCCAACAGGAAATCGGAGCGGAAGCGATTACGATTCACAACCTCGAGTCCGTCACGAAAGAGCAGCAAAAGGCTTCCTATTTTGACTTGATGAATGAAAATGTGGCGACACTCAAACAAGCACTGCAGTGA